Proteins from a single region of Actinomycetota bacterium:
- a CDS encoding sulfite exporter TauE/SafE family protein, giving the protein MQLDLTLAGLVGGFVVGLTGMGGGALMTPMLVLLFHIDPLAAVSSDLVVSLVMKPVGASVHMRRGTVRKELLRWLMLGSVPAAFCGVLVLRALGDDAGNRLKLWLGIALLVAAACIVVKARLQQRSRAEQRVLVAAGGPLEAPAPPALNVRPLPTLAIGAVGGLVVGMTSVGSGSLIIVALMLLYPRLTSAELVGTDLVQAIPLVGSAALGHLLFGEFQLDVTAALLLGGIPGIWLGAHVSSQAPDRIVKPVLFLVLMATGLKLIGAI; this is encoded by the coding sequence TTGCAGCTGGATCTGACGTTGGCGGGATTGGTGGGCGGCTTCGTCGTGGGGCTCACGGGCATGGGCGGCGGCGCGCTGATGACTCCGATGCTCGTGCTTCTGTTCCACATCGACCCGCTGGCCGCCGTGTCGAGCGACCTCGTGGTGTCGCTCGTGATGAAGCCCGTGGGCGCGAGTGTGCACATGCGGCGGGGCACCGTCCGCAAGGAGCTCTTGCGTTGGCTGATGCTGGGCTCGGTGCCGGCCGCGTTCTGTGGCGTGCTGGTGCTGCGGGCGCTCGGCGACGACGCCGGCAACCGCCTGAAGCTGTGGCTCGGGATCGCATTACTGGTAGCGGCCGCCTGCATCGTGGTGAAGGCGCGCCTCCAGCAGCGCTCCAGGGCCGAGCAGCGGGTGTTGGTCGCTGCCGGCGGCCCGCTCGAGGCGCCCGCGCCGCCGGCCCTGAACGTGCGACCGCTGCCTACGCTCGCCATCGGCGCCGTCGGCGGGCTCGTCGTAGGGATGACTTCGGTCGGCAGCGGCTCGCTCATCATCGTGGCGCTGATGCTGCTGTACCCCCGGCTGACGTCAGCGGAGTTGGTGGGCACCGACCTCGTGCAGGCGATCCCGCTCGTGGGCTCCGCCGCGCTGGGCCACCTGCTCTTCGGCGAGTTCCAGCTGGACGTGACAGCCGCGCTGCTGCTCGGCGGCATCCCTGGCATCTGGCTGGGCGCCCACGTCTCGTCTCAGGCTCCCGACCGAATCGTGAAGCCGGTGCTGTTCCTCGTGCTGATGGCGACGGGCCTGAAGCTGATCGGCGCCATCTGA
- a CDS encoding PepSY domain-containing protein, translating to MNRTRKAVVGGALAACTLLGGGIGAALLNGTANAQTSTSTTAARSTAQPAPPSGQPPANFDPTKGGHVANGITEVLLTGDTADKVRAAALAAVPGGTVQRVENDAEGSPYEAHMTKADGTQVTVKVDSNFKVTSMEDGPR from the coding sequence ATGAACCGAACACGCAAGGCCGTCGTAGGCGGCGCGCTCGCGGCGTGCACCCTGCTCGGCGGCGGTATCGGTGCGGCTCTGCTGAACGGCACAGCCAACGCTCAGACGTCCACGTCGACGACCGCCGCACGGTCCACCGCCCAGCCGGCACCCCCCAGCGGGCAGCCGCCCGCCAACTTCGACCCGACCAAGGGCGGCCACGTCGCCAACGGCATCACGGAGGTGCTGCTCACCGGCGACACCGCCGACAAGGTCAGGGCCGCGGCGCTGGCCGCGGTACCGGGTGGGACGGTCCAGCGCGTCGAGAACGACGCCGAGGGGTCGCCCTACGAGGCGCACATGACCAAGGCCGACGGTACCCAGGTGACCGTCAAGGTCGACAGCAACTTCAAGGTCACGAGCATGGAGGACGGTCCACGGTAG